Part of the Mytilus galloprovincialis chromosome 14, xbMytGall1.hap1.1, whole genome shotgun sequence genome is shown below.
TTAAATAGAGATTGAAATTACCGacatatgataataaaaaaaaacacggcAAAAGTAGGACGATGCAGAAACCAACATgtccacacaaaaaaaaattataaacctaAGGACAAGAAAAAAGTGATTGCACTTGATATTGCTGACTAAAGATCGACCCATAGCGTTAATAACTAATTCAATACACAATAGTACTATAATCAAAAGAGCGGCGTAATATACCAAAGAGATATTAAAACgcaaaagtaaaaaacaaactgacaatgccatgatgaatgtaaatagaaaataaaatgagAAGAAAAGTTATACCTTAAAACACGTGTGTAACTATACAAATATTTTAGCTTCAAGCATCATtgattgtcgaaatacgcatctggtgccAAATATCTGTTAtcgtttatgtttttaaaatgacCCCCAATCATAATTAAAGAGaaaagctagttcaaagacaaGAAAATACAAATGAGAAGAAAAGTTAAATGTTTAAACATGTGTGtaactttacaaatattttggctTCGAGCATCACTTAAAACGTTATTGATTGTCGAAATACGTATCTGGTGcagaatatattttattgtttatgtttttaaaatgacCCCCAATCATAATTAAAGAGaaaagctagttcaaagacaaGGATATCAAATATCCAtattatttgtttacaataaCTTGGCAAAGATACCATATGATTATTAcaacatgaaaatgaatttgagaaAACGAAACTATGTATAACATTTGTACATTATAACCCAATTATCGTTCCTATTTTAGTTCTCAGTGAAAAAGATGTTGAAGACATATTTGACAGGTACATATTTGAGGAGTACTGTGGCTTATTCTCATAATACTTTTCTCAAATAAAAAACAAGTTAAGTAAAGTATGCATGATCGTTTCTTTCAGGAAACTGTTTTAAACATTCAGATGATATGTGTTTTGACAACTCACTCATTTAGTGTGATTTGAATAACAATTTCGTCATTCTAACTGTTACATGTAAAGAACATAAAATAATTGTTACCCATATTTTGTCGATTAACAAACACACTATCTAGCTTCCTAGCTTTAGAATTTATTTAAAGTAATGTGTCAACCAAAGAGCACACTGTAGTTGACATACATGGGAGTAACTACTTATAATAGAAAATTCAATTACATagtaaaaacttttattttttgttctttcttcTAACCAAGATGCATGTTTTGATATTGTAAACACAAGATGTATACGTTTCAATTGTCCTGCTGTTGTTACATCATAGCTTTGGTATGGTTGAAACTAGGATCGTTATCGATTTATATTTTGCAATACCGGTAAACTTTTTCTTTCGTTTTGTTTTCAGTATCTGAGATAACTTTCTCTATTGGACAAGGTCTTCAGTTTGTGACATATTTTTAAATGAGGTGCAGCTACTAATAGTAGAGAAcatgattttaattattttaaggcGTAAAAAGATAGATGGTTTCTGTATATACCAGCATACGTCACAGTTTATTCTATATCAATCGTAGTTAGGATTTTTCTCTAGTATATAATATTTTGAAGCAGGTTACAACTTATCTATTTAATCGATTGTATAACTTTATTATCAAGCGTCATCAACTCAGCTTCTTCAAAATCCAAACCTTCAACTCCACCTAACGAAGACGAGTATGATTGCAGCAATAGATATAGGGGCTTAGCCTTAATAATTAGTAATGAAAACTTCAAAACAGAAAGGCTAAGAAGAGATTACTGTGATTACGAAATAAAACTGATGAAAGACACATTTGGAATGTATTTAAATTTCACAGTTTTGACTTTTAAGGATTTGACTGCAGAAAAAATAATGTGGGTCATACAAAGAGGTCAGTAATACAGTTCAAACTTGAAATGAAAAACAGGGCAAAATAAATTCAACTTTTGAAATTAAACGTCCACGAAAAGTATAAAATGATCTTGTACCTTAAtgcaacaaacaaaaataacctTTTATAACGTGGATGCGTCTCAACCGCTTTTAAGGAACAAACTTCATCAGGAATATGTTCAGTTCAAGAATGTATAAGATTAACATTTTAAGTGTTGAAAGACCAAAAATGGACTTAATAACCCAATGCATTTAAAGGCAACTTTTAAAGAGGAACTGACAATCCATGAGAGAAATGTTATATTCGTGTAagtaccaaagtactgactactgagcttggTAAACACTAAACAGTTGTTCTACCCAATGATATGTAAACATCactgcgactgtcatacaagtggatatttagcgctataaaaccaggttttatccacatttcctacatttgaaaatgcctacaCCAagtcagttgttgtccattcgtttgatgtgttttgtcatttgattttgccatttgataagggactttccgttttgaattttcctcggagttgaattttttggtgattttactttttaataacttttaaaaagatagaTTTACTGAGAGATGAAACCTGGTAAAATAATGTTACATTAAGcataattaattatataaattatattttttgggCTTCATGTTTTCATGAGTTCAATAGGAACATATTTATCTTTAGTATATGTGTTTCCAATCTCTTTGAGTCACAAGACACATGATGCTACTAATAAAGAAACATGCCCAAGCGTGCTTTCTGTATCCTCAACATACGTTTCTTATTGATATGATAAGAGAGAAAGTTTACATCTTTAGATGAACACTCGAATTGAGGAATATTTATTTGAAAGCAGAATCATTGATAATTTTGCTTAATAATAAAAGACATTATCCTTCGAAGTAAATTGTTgtgtatatcatttttataacTGCTTTAGAAGATAGTCAAGATTAACAGGCAataataactaaagaacaattaaagatatttttttttattgtttgctaATTAGCCTGCAAACAAGCTGATTTTTTTGGACAATCAGACTGTTTTGCATGTGTTCTTGCAAGCCATGGTGGTGAAGAAGAAAGATGTTCAAATGGTAAACCGCAATCATTGCATTTGAGAGACCATTGTATATATGGAGTCGACCACATTCCAGTTACAACAAAAGATATAATAGACAATGTAAACGTAGTTGAAGCTTTAAAAGATAAACCGAAGCTTTTTTTCATTCAGGTTTGTATTATTTAATTGaacttttcaaaatataaaagaaatatgagAAAAAAAGCAATTACTTGGAACGTTATCTAAAAAATGCAATGTTTTTGGTAAAATGTACTATGTTAATAAATATTATTCAGTAATACGTATAATTTTTATAACGCAGTTTAAGATCAAGTGCATCCACCGTGAAAATATTAAATTCTCAAGAAAAATATAACTAATAATATCAacgtataaaaaatatataaatttattttgttacaGGTAGATAACGTAATTGCattaataaatcattaaaaagttatcaaataaaCCAAATGATTCCATATTTCAAttttgcagaattttttttttaagtcttcaGAGCCATGCTATTTGTATCAATTTGTTCGGTTTATCTTACTCAATTGTTGCTATCACTGACTAGATGGTAAGATGGGGGTAATTGATATCCATTGAAAACATTAGAAGCCGAATGATACTCAGCATTTCTTACATTGTCCCTGCATCTTTTCAACAATTTAATACGAATTAATGAATTCACATAATTAATTACGAGTAATGTTAAATGAGATTGATGCATCATAGCTTATAAATTTCGGAACAGTTTCTTATAGTTTAGGTTTTTTTTAAGGCATTGTATATAGACTTTTGACCAATATATCTTTGTCTATCCACAATAATGTTAGGGTATATGTTTGacctgggtttttttttgtgcgGGTTTATTTTGTTATCTTAGATACAGGCTTCAGGCTAGGATTTTGAAGTTTTACCCACGTTTGCATGTTTTGTGAGAGATGAAAACCAACTTTATTTTTTGGTGAGACCAAGGGAGCACGGATGTATCTTAATAGCTTTCTATCTTTGTCAGTTTTTGAATGCAATTATTCCATTACTATACATGAAAGTATGAATTGACTATATCATGccaggattatgacagttcttTTACAATCGTTGATTGAtcacgtttgattttgtcagctTTGATAGATATCCGCATCATGCATTTGcctctttgttatattttttttctcattacgGACATTTCTGGATGTTTAGATCGTTTTATAAGATTTGATGCTGTTTTCTGTCTACACGTTTGAGGTTCATTCGACAGtcgttgttttcatattttcGAGAATCATGGCtgtaaaaattttttttttaaaacataatgtaCTTTTTATAAATGCTGTTTCTCTGAAGGTGTCCAAAAGAAGTGGTgtaatgaaatttatttaatcTTTTAAGTATAACAGCATTTTTCGTCCAACATATATGGGATCAGAATTTgagaaaaagaaaataagtaaatatttcaGCAATATCTTACTTACTGAACAGTTCAATAACTCTACCTGTATTATGCATGTATTACTTCCAAAGTTTTTATGTATAACACTGTGAGAGCAGTACTTGCTTGCCTTGTAAatccatttattttcaattggtAATAGGCATGTCGCTCACGAATGGATATCAGATTATCTGGTGAAGATGTTGGCCATATACTACCAATTAACAGGGCTTTATGTGAAAATTCTCCAAATCATGATTACGACTTCGAAGATGAGTTTAAAAAGCTGTCATTTACAACAGAAAGTGACCCTTCCTTTAATGCTCACCATGGAATTTTCTCAGAAAAGAAAGACACCGCAGAAGCCAGTATATTCCACAAACTTGGTCGATTGTTTCTTGTGAACAAAAAAGAACCAGAAGAGATAATATCTATTCTAGACCAATCATGTACTGATAATACACTTGTCGTTTATTCATCAGCTTCAGGTAACTACAATAGATCAACTTGTTCATTTTAACTGTActagtttttgtttgtaacccgaatttgccTTCTCTCAACCTATTTATGATTTAtgaaagcggtatactactgttgcctttatttaattcttttatctgaataatatacaaataagtgTTGGTAGCGTTGTAACAAAAAGTCAAAATGGATTCCCAGATTATGAAAAAACGATTTATTCACATCTCGTTTCTTAGtatatgtatgatgagtttattatttcTATAATTTCTCCTCCTTTACCAATACAATACGTTTATTTGAAATCAACCATTCgatctatatttatataattcaattttggatgtaacgcgtcttctgattggctgacgtcattttgtttttcatatcatagacacaattttgtcatgtgaccatgacgtcatcaacgtttttttcatgatttacaccGGTTTAAAagggaatttagaattaaattataagaaataactgtaatattttttcagtctaTTCTAAATAACGtaaaaaatgtggtacacactgttaaataaccggCTACGTGTGTTTATCAAtggcaccacatttttttatgatattactttatagacagaaaaaatattacagtcattccttaaatgatcCATATCTGaaaagtcaatataaaaaaagagatagCAATGGtgaactcataagtcgaaatcCAACAGTCAATTCCATGTCCAAATAAAAAAAGGATGAAAGACaaacaataaataacaaaacccatattagaaaactaaagactgagcatcaCTAACCTCAATATGTGACACTCGTAGTGTGTCTTCTATACCGTTTGTCGATTCGTTATGAAATTAAGCACAATGAAACATTAGATGATGTGGTATTATAGTAAATGATTCAACTATACGCCACAGTTTCAATATAGTTAATGTATATAGACAACCATACAGCCTGTAACAACGATAATTATCTATACTGTAAAGAGATTATTAAGGTTTGGACAGGAAAAATATAGACATTTCAATTACTAACACAACAAGGAACTACAGGCTCCTTGGTAGGGACATGAATATATAAAGTTAGGTAGAGTTAAACAGGTTTACAGatgttttaataaattataacattcGAAATTGGCTATTCTGATTGAAATATTGCTTTAAACAGCAAATAAAACTAGCAAGCAAAATCTTCAAGCTATTGAGAAATCCTGAGTATTTAACAAAGAAATTATCAAGTGTATTTGAAATAATCAATTGAATTTAAATAAGACGGGAGTTTTGTTTGTAAGTTTGGCCATAAGCTCATCAGGTGTGATCATAAGAGTACAttacaagtctgctattaaaggggcacaattggttaCCCTAGAAGTTTTGatacattttataactttttttatctgagcgtcattgatgagtcttatgtagacgaaacgcgcgtctggcgtattaaattataatcctggtacctttgattactactATTACTATAGCACTTTCATTTCAGAAAAGACTTCTTACGGAAGAGTAAACTTGGGTGGTTGGATGCTTGTTTCTCTCAAAAAAGTGGTGGAAGAACAGCTTCGTCAGGCAAACAGAACATATTGCATTGATTTTATGGAAGTTTTAAACGCTATAGCTAGTAATAATGCAGCTACTTTTGAGACACACTCTCAAGAAAACCCCGAGGACCCACCATTTAAAACAACAGTTGTGTTTGAACATTGTTTCTATAAGGAGTTAAATTTGTATAGCAACTACAATTACCTTTATTAGTTTCAGCACTGAAattaacatttaacattcgtttcAATATTTATGCCTCAGCCGTTTGTTTTGAGTTTTTGCCATGACAATGTGCAGTAATTCAAATTAACTATATGTCGATATACCACGTAGAACGATATAATATCACTCAAGTTGAATTTAATAAGACTCATGTTTATCTCCTTTCTGACTTGCTTATATTTATGAATCCGACAGAGCGACCTTCGTATCCATTGCTTAGAAATAAACCATGTAAATTCGAGAGCTTTCATAAGACCTACTTGTAATGTTTTCCGACGTGTTTGATGCATTTCATATATTGCTAACCAATGAAGCATCCAACAAAAACTTGATGAATGATGTTATATAAAAGAAAGTGCATTAACGGGGCATAGTTTTATGTAAGACCGCCGTTTTGATCTCAACCCTTAGATATCTTTCATAACGAACAAGTAAACGTACTTTGTAGAAAGGATAAGGTGGTTATAGTAGAGTCATGTAGGTATTCTATTAGATTGACACAAGTAGTGTTATCTAAACAACAGGAACCGTTTGTACTTTCAAAACATAACGCTTTTTTCTTCGGTATGTGGATATTAGTATGTGGCCATGAAGTCAGTTGTATCTTTTGTGCAGTAAATTTGATTATACAGTTATTTATATGAGATAATGTATTGTATTATTCTAGATTCCtaatcaaaaatatatgtttggcCTTCCAACGAATTTCTCTAATATTTGGATTGAGTTTTAACAAAAAAGCAGTTTGAAACACAAACGTTTAGTTATTTAGAAATGGTATCATTCATGAAACTAAAAATCCCTTGTTATTACTGTACATTGAACAATTACAAAAGTTGTGCAAGAACGTTTTTTCGTGAAAACGTTGAATAACATTGGGAATGGATATAAgtatgcgtcaaagagacaagaacctGACTAAATGGCAGAAAACATAAATCCCGTACCCGGAGGCATGTTCCAGTAGAAATACTAAAtgacaattttataaatttgcaaCCGACTTTCCGATAGATGAGTTGTCAAACTATAAAAAAAGGAGTTGTTTTTGTACAAAGTTGAATAATCCTCCCTCGGCTGGATGAATTTCTTTATACCAAATCTTTGATTTCAAATATCAATCGAATGAACGTAATATGTTCTTTAAACGTTTAAAAACGTTAATATCGTTTGATTGGTGGTCTGACTTAGTCACCTTGATTAATAAGCAATCGGCGctaataaaacaattaatatcAGTTTATTATCATCCtaaatagtacatgtagtaatgaGCTATTGATTGTGAGTTAAATCCTTGGACATTTATCTAGCATGCCAACTGCACAAGAGGCATAATGCATAAAGCATTGTTCCtattttgtaaacatgtttactcgaATAACCGTcgcaaataatacaaataatcgACCTTTATTATTCAACGATATGATACATTTTTATCCCTAACATTCATGTATTAATATTtcgataaaattgaaaatagatatGTGAAGTacatatctcccagttgatacgatattccagagctTACATTCCATGTCATTTCATACTTTATACattgttgctgcttacaaggaagctataacACACAACAAGATGAGGATCAAATGATCCATTCAAAAATTACAGACTGCATCGAGtagttgaccattatggaatatctgtCGAACAGATGACGGTTATATTTTGCAATTGTCTTCATTAAAATCCTGTCATTTTTTTCTGCAATGACCTATCGAATAAGACTTATCACCAGTGGTGTACTTTTATTAGCAGAAAAACGGATGTCACATGATCAGCAGAATTTACTTATTCTTCAgaatcacctgagatcacccatatATTTGTACAGTTCGTGTTATTTAGTCTTTAAATGTCTGGGTAGTCTTTAGTATACTGTTGCTTGTTTTCTTGTCGTTTTGTTAttggccatggcattgtcagtttgtttgctTCACATCACGATGCGGAGCTATTAGTTCCATTCAGCATGCATGCCATCTTGGAATATTTACTTATCACAAATAGATTATGTcagtcagtattcacctcagaaactaacaaaacctttgaatagacttattaagaagggatatagttacgatactgctgtcaggtcattaaagattgcatattttggcgttaatatgattcacttatagggtctttgtatcggaactaaacacatttattcaaaaaccagttgttggcatgacacgggttatatatgttcttctcatatatgttatgatggtatgatactaaacccctaaccggaaggattgtgcctgatgttcatatgatgaaatcataatctttcagtcagttaaattgaagtctggagctggcatgtcagtaaactgctagaagtctgttgttatttatgtattattgtcattttgtttattttctttaattacatcttctgacatcagactcggacttttcttaaactgaattttaatgtgcgtattgttatgcgtttacttttcgtcattggctagaggtattggggagggttgagatctcacaaacatgtttaaccccgccgcatttttgcggctgtcccaag
Proteins encoded:
- the LOC143059512 gene encoding uncharacterized protein LOC143059512, coding for MASMVHIGKEVLSEKDVEDIFDSVINSASSKSKPSTPPNEDEYDCSNRYRGLALIISNENFKTERLRRDYCDYEIKLMKDTFGMYLNFTVLTFKDLTAEKIMWVIQRACKQADFFGQSDCFACVLASHGGEEERCSNGKPQSLHLRDHCIYGVDHIPVTTKDIIDNVNVVEALKDKPKLFFIQACRSRMDIRLSGEDVGHILPINRALCENSPNHDYDFEDEFKKLSFTTESDPSFNAHHGIFSEKKDTAEASIFHKLGRLFLVNKKEPEEIISILDQSCTDNTLVVYSSASEKTSYGRVNLGGWMLVSLKKVVEEQLRQANRTYCIDFMEVLNAIASNNAATFETHSQENPEDPPFKTTVVFEHCFYKELNLYSNYNYLY